A region of the Sphingomonas sp. S2-65 genome:
CGAGGAGGCCGGTCTGCGCGTCGTCGCTTCCAAGCGCATCCAGATGAGCCGCGAGCAGGCTGAGGGCTTTTACGGCGTTCACCGCGAACGCCCGTTCTTCAACGACCTGGTCGAATTCATGATCTCCGGCCCGGTCGTCGTGCAGGTGCTCGAGGGCGAGAACGCCGTGCAGCGCAACCGCGACATCATGGGCGCCACCAACCCGGCCAACGCCGACGCCGGCACGATCCGCAAGGAACTGGCCGAGTCGATCGAAGCCAATTCGGTGCACGGATCGGACTCGGAAGAGAATGCCGAGATCGAGATCAACTTCTTCTTCAAGCCCGAAGAGATCGTCGGCTGACGATCGCTTCCTTGCGGTGAAGCTGAAAGGCCGGGGCTTTGCCTCGGCCTTTCTCTTTTGGGCCGCGGCCCCTACTTCAAGCGCTTCCTCCACTCCGAGTAGTTTCATGCTTCGCCTGTCCGGACTTGCCCTGCCGCTCGACCACGCGCCCGAGGCGATCCCGGCTGCGATCGCCAAGCGGCTCGGCGTCGAACCGGAAGCGGTACGCGAGTATCGCGTGTTCAAGCGCGGCAACGATGCGCGGCGGAAGAACGCGATCCAGCTGGTCTATACGCTCGATGTGACGCTCGCCGACGAGGCCGCGGTGCTCGAGCGGCTGGCGAACGACAAGGACGTGCGGGCCACGCCGGATATGGCGTACCGTTTCGTCGCGCAGGCGCCGCAGGGCTGGAGCGGACCGCGGCCGGTGGTGATCGGGGCGGGGCCGTGCGGTTTGTTCGCCGGGTTGATCCTGGCGCAAATGGGCTTTCGCCCGATCATCCTGGACCGCGGCAAGATCGTTCGCGAGCGAACCAAGGACACTTGGGGACTTTGGCGCAAATCCGAGCTTAATCCGGACTCCAACGTGCAGTTCGGTGAGGGCGGGGCGGGGACCTTTTCCGACGGCAAGCTCTATTGCCGGGTCAAGGACCCGCGCTTCCTGGGCCGCAAGGTGCTTGAGGAGTTCGTCACGGCCGGTGCGCCCGACGACATCCTGTGGGAAGCGCATCCGCATATCGGGACCTTTCGCCTGGTCACGATGGTCGAGAGCATGCGGCGCACGATCGAAGCGCTGGGCGGCGAGTATCGCTGGCAGACGCGCGTCGATGATCTGGCGCTGGATCGGCTTGCGGATGGGCGGCAGAAGCTGCGCGGCCTGCATTTGCACGACGGCAGCTTCCTGGAAGCCGATCATGTCGTTTTGGCGGTGGGCCATAGCGCCCGGCCGACGTTCGAGATGCTGCATCAGCGCGGTGTGCATATCGAGGCCAAGCCGTTCTCGATCGGGGTTCGGATCGAGCATCCGCAGAGCTGGGTGGATCAGGCGCGCTTCGGAAAATGCGCGAAGCACCCCGATTTGGGTGCTGCGGCCTACAGCCTGGCGCATCACTGTGAGAATGGACGCACCGTCTACAGCTTCTGCATGTGCCCAGGCGGGCGGGTGGTAGCGGCGACGTCGGAGGAAGGGCGCGTGGTCACCAACGGCATGAGCCAATATTCACGTGCCGAGTTCAACGCGAATTCGGGACTGGTGGTCGGGATCGATCCGGCACGCGATTATCCGGAAGGGCCGCTGGCCGGCATCGACTTGCAGCGGCATTGGGAGTCGCTTGCCTTCGTTGCGGGGGGATCGAACTATCATGCGCCCGCGCAGACGGTCGGCGATTTCCTCGCGGGGCGGCCTTCGACTGCGCTGGGCGAGGTTGTTCCTTCCTACAAGCCTGGAGTCACGCCGACCGACCTGTCCACCTGCCTGCCCGAATTCGTGCTGGAGTCGTTCCGCGAGGCACTGCCGGCGTTCGGTCGGCAGATCGCGCGTTACGACCACCCCGAAGCGGTAATGACAGGGGTGGAAACGCGGACATCGTCCCCGATCCGGATCACGCGCGGCGCCGACTTCCAGAGCCTGAACGTCGAACGGCTGTTCCCGGCCGGAGAAGGTGCCGGCTATGCCGGCGGCATCCTCTCGGCGGCGATAGACGGGATCAAAGTGGCCGAGGCCGTGGCGAAGAGCATCACCGCGGCCTGACCGCCTGCAAGGCCGACCGTTATCGGCCCCAGGCGCGCTATTTCACCCTTCCACAACAGCAGCGACGACGTTGTCCAACTATCCCGTGGTGCGCGGCAGGGTGATCGTCGCGAGCAGTCCTCCGCCCTCGCGGTTGGCGAGGGTGATCGTTCCGCCGGCATCGCTGACGATGGCGTTGGCGAGCGCGAGGCCGAGGCCGATCCCGCCCGTGTCGCGGTTGCGGGACGTCTCGAGGCGCGTGAATGGGGCGAACACCGCGGCGAGCTTGTCGTCGGGGATGCCGGGGCCGCGATCGGCGACTTCGATGCGGACCTGCTCGGATGCCGGCACCAGCCGGACCTCGGCACCGCCGGCATATTTGACGGCGTTCTCGATCAGGTTGCGGACGGCGCGCCGCATCAACGCGGAACGGAGATGCATGCGCAGCCGCGGCGCCTCCTCGAACTGCACATCGTGATCCAGGTCGCGAAAGTCCTCTACCACCGCGTCGATCAGCGCTGAGAGGTCGACATCGGTGGGCGGCTCGCTGGGGCGGCCGAGGCGCGCGAGCGACAGGATATCTTCCAGCGTGCGGTTCATCTCGTCGATCGTGTCGGCCATGCGGTTGCGGTCGTCGTCGTCCTCTACCGACTCGATCCGTACGCGTAGCGCCGCCAGCGGCGTGCGCAGGTCGTGGCCGATCGCACCGAGCATCCGGTCTTTCTCGTCGAGCATCGCCGTCACGCGGCGGCTGAGATGATTATAGGCGCCGATCACCGCGCGGACGTCGCTGGGGCCGCTTTCCTCGAGAGGGGGGTCGCCGTTGCCCGGACGGAAGCTGCGCGCGGCGAGCGCGAGGGTGCGTAGCGGGCGAGCGATGCGGCGGCCGGCGAGCAGCAGCGGGATCAGGACGACGATGTAGAGGATCAGCGTCTGGCCGGCGAGCTGCCAGATGAGTCCGCGCTCCATCCGGGGCCAGCCCGATCGTAGCGACAGCCAGCGGTGGCCCGGCAGCTCGACGGCGACGCGCAATTCGCCGCCGGCGCGGCGCAGGCGCTCCGCGCGGTTGGCCGGCATGCCGGGAAGCGGGTGATCCGGCCCGATACGTTCGGTGGTGACGACCACCTGGAGCGGGCGGATGCCGGCGTCCTGAAGGCTTTGGCGGAAATCTGCCTCAAGGTCGCTGCGCCGTTCGCCCCCGGGGATCGGATTGGCTGCTGACACCTGGACGCGCGAGCCGCCTTGCGGAGCATCGCCGTCGTGCCGGCCGCGCGGCCGCTCGGGCTGTGCCGGGTTGGCCAGGCGCTCGCTGGTGTCGACCAGCCGCGTCACGGCGGGGACGATGACCTGACCGTAGCGGAAGGCACGACGCTCCCGCAGCAGCATGGCGAAGTTGATCGCCTGGGCGACGAACAGCGCCAGCGCGACGAGCAGCGCCATCTGGCCCGCCAGACTCTTGGGGAGCAGGCGCCTCAAAGGCGGGTAACTTCGGCGGCAAGCGTGTAGCCGCCGCCCCAGACGGTCTTGATGATCGTCGGGTTCTTGGCGTCCGGCTCGATCTTCTTGCGCAGGCGGCTAACCTGGTTGTCGATCGCGCGGTCGAACGCCGCGGCCTCGCGGCCTTGGGTGAGATCGAGTAGCTGGTCGCGAGTGAGCACCTGGCGCGGCCGGGTGACGAGCGCGTGGAGCAGGCTGTACTCGCCGGTCGACAGCGGCACGGATACGCCTTCGCGGTCCACCAGCGTCCGCTCGCCGGCCTTCAGCACCCAGCCGGCGAATGCGAAGCTGCCCGCTTCCGGCGCATGCTGCTTGGTGCCGCCGGCCTGGATGCGGCGAAGCACGACTTTGATCCGAGCGGCGAGTTCGCGCGGGCTGAACGGCTTCACCACATAATCGTCGGCGCCCATCTCCAGTCCGACGATGCGGTCGGTCTCCTCCGCCCGGGCGGTGAGCAGGATGACCGGCGTGTCGCTGGTCTCGCGGATATGGCGGCAGAGCGACAATCCGTCCTCGCCCGGCATCATGATGTCGAGCACCACCAAGTCGATCGCATAGGCCGTCATGCGCGCCCGGGCACCCTCGGCGTCGCCAGCCTGAGTCACGCGGAAGCCCTGCTTCGTCAGATATTGGGCAAGGGGTTCCCGGATCGAGCGCTCGTCGTCGACGAGGAGGAGATGCGGCATTTCGGACATGATGTCACCGTAACAACTCACTGAGTGAAGGGAAGTGCCGGGGCGCTGCAGCAGCGGCCCGGCACGCGCTTAGCGGGGGGCCGGAGCGGGAACACCGTGATGGCGTCCGTGGCCGCGCATCGCCTTGTGCTTGGCGTGTGCCGCCTCGCGTTCGGCCTTGTCGATCCTGCCGTCGTGGTTGGAGTCGATCCGATCAAAGCGGGCGGTGGCGATCGTCCGTGCTTCGGCCAGGCTGACCGAGCCGTTGCCGTCGGTGTCGGCGCGTGGCTTCATTCCTCGGCCGTCGGGCGAGCCGCCGGCGGAGCGCTTTGCCTGCCACACCTGACGCGCCGCCTGGCGTTCGGCGTCCGACAGCGTGCCGTCCTTGTCAGCATCGAAGCGGTCGAGCATCCGCTGGTGGAAGCCGGCACGCTTGGCGTCGTCGGCGCCGCCGCGCTTGTACGTGCCGCCGTGGTGGCGTTTGGTGGCGCGATGCTCCTCGCGGCTGAGCTGGCCGTCCTTGTTGGTGTCGAGCTTGGCGAAGCGCGCGTCCGCGGCGGCGAGCGCCTCCTGACGAGTGAGGATGCCGTCATGGTTCGCATCGGCCTGCATCATCGGTCCGCCGCGTCCGGGGGCCTGCTGAACCGCGGCATAAGCGGGGCTGCCGAGCAGCGTCGCGCCGAGCAGGGTGGCAAGGATGGCCTTCTTCATGGTCGCGGAACTCCTGTGCACGATCCGCGGGAGGCTTTCCGCGGTTGATGCACTTCTGGACCCGGCGTGTCGCAAGCCTTTGTCGGACACGGCACGAAACTGTCGCAACTTGTCGCGGTGCGACCCTAGGCGGTGAAGTGGCCGCGTAGCGCGCGCTTCAGGATCTTGCCGAGGGCGTTGCGCGGTATGTCGGCGATCGGATGCAGTCGGGACAGGCGCTGGGTCTTGCCGAGCCGGGCGTTGCACCAGGCGAGGAGCTCGTCCGGGTCCGCGGCGCCGACGAAGAACCCGGCCGGCGTTTCGCCCCAGCGCTCGGACGGTACGCCGATGACGGCGCAGTCCTCGACTTGCGGATGCTGGACCAGCACGGCCTCGAGATCGGACGGGAAGACGTTGAAGCCGCCCGAGATGATCAGGTCCTTCTTGCGGTCGACCAGCGTCAGAAAGCCGTCTTCATCGAAGCGGCCGAGATCGCCGTGGCGGATGAACGGGCGGCCTTCCGCATCGTGCCAGAAGGCGGCGGCGCCCACCTCCTCCCGGCCGTGATAGCCGGTCATCATCGCCGCGGATCGGCCGACCACTTCGCCGATGTCGCCGGGCGGCAATTCGCGTCCTTCGTCGTCGATGATGCGGATGTCGTGTCCCGGCAGCGGCGTGCCGACGGTGTGGAGCTTGGCGGGGTGGGCGTTGCAGACCAGGATGGTGGTGCCGCCGCCTTCGCTCATCCCGTAATATTCGACGAGCAGTCCCGGCCAGCGCGCGAGGATGTCTGCCTTCAGCGTGGCGGGGCAGGGCGCGCTCGAACAGGTCTTGAGCCGGAAGCTCGACAGGTCGAAGCGGTCGAAATCGGGGAGTGCCAGGATCCTCTGGTATTGCACGGGCACGAGCATGGCGACGGTGGCGCGGTGGCGCTCGGCCTGGACGAGGAACTCGCGCGCATCGAACCTGGGCATCAGCACCACCGTGCCGCCCCAGCCAAGCGTTGGCAGGAAGCTGACCAGGGTGGTGTTCGAATAGAGCGGCGTCGCCACCAGCGTGACGGCGCTGTCGAAGCCGGCGGGGGCGCGGGCGATGTGGAACCAGCGCATCGCATGCGGCTGGACGATGCCCTTGGGCGTGCCGGTGGTGCCCGAGGAATAGATGATGTTGAACGGGTGCTCGGGCCCCACGGGCACCGGGAGCGGCTGGGCATCCTTGGGCGCGAGCCAGGCATCGAGCGCGTCGAGACGGAGGGTGCGCGCCGGCAGCGGCAGCGTGGCGAACTCCGCGTCCACGAAGGCGATCGGCGCGGCGCAGTCGCGCACCATCGCCGCAAGCTGATCGGGAGTGGCCGAGGTCGCGAGCGGTGCGGGGACGCAGCCTGCCCGGAGCGCGCCGAGGAAGATCAGCCCGAATGCGACTGAATTGCTGCCGAGGATGACGACCGCAGTGCCCGCGCCGAGACCGTCGCGCTGGAGTGCCGCCGCGACGCGGTCGACCCCCCGGTCCAGCGCGGCATAGCTCAGGCGCTCGTCGCCGCAGACAATGGCCGGCTTATCGGGGCGCTCGCGCCCGTGCGCCCGGATAAGATCTGCCACGTTCGCGAAGTCGCTGCCGAGCAGAACCTCGGCCGCTGATGTCGTTTGCCCCATGCGCTCCCGCTAAGCGAGCCCGGTGGCGATTGCCAGAGGGCTCGCAAGGGTTGGCGGCGTCGTCAGGCCTTTGTGGCGGCGGTCTGCCCGAACAGGATCTTCTTTTGCGCGTCGGTCATCGGCGAATTGGAGGGGCGGATTTCCTCGCCCTTGGCATAGGCGCGGACGGTTGCGGGGCGCGCCTTGATCGCCTGGAACCAGCGCTTGATGTTGGGGAAGTCGTCGAGGTTCTGCTTGTGCGCTTCGTGGGGCACGATCCAGGGATAGCAGGCCATGTCGGCGATCGAATAGTCGCCGGCGATGAACTCGCGGCCTTCCAGCCGCCGGTCGAGCACTCCGTACAGCCGGTTGGTCTCGTTGGTGTAGCGGTCGATGGCGTAGGCGATCTTCTCGGGCGCGTAGATGTTGAAGTGGCCGTTCTGGCCCGCCATCGGCCCGAGGCCACCCATCTGCCACATCAGCCATTGCAGCTGATCGACCTTGGCGCGCTCGTCCGGGCCGAAGAAGCGGCCGGTCTTGTTGGCGAGATAGATCAGGATCGCGCCGCTTTCGAAAACGGTGATCGGATCGCCGCCATCCTGCGGCGTGCGGTCGATGATAGCGGGCATGCGGTTGTTGGGCGAGAATGCAAGGAACGCCGGGTCGAACTGCTCGCCGGTGCCGATGTTCACCGGCTTGAGCTTATAGTTGAGCCCCGCTTCTTCGAGAAAGAGAGTGATCTTGTGGCCATTGGGAGTGGGCCAGTAATAAAGCTCGATCATCGCAACGGTCTCCGGCGTCGTGGAAGGCCGGACATAGGTAGCGGCGATCGTTGCGCAATCGTGATGCGCGAACTTCCTCTGCGCGGCGGACCCGCGTGCCGACGGGCGAGCAACATTTCGAAATAAAGGTTCTGTGGCCCGATCGTGGGGATTGGCTTGGCGATGCGCGCGCCACTCTGGGCCGGAGCGCTTGTTTCGCTTGACGACGATCCCTCAACATAGTGTTATTCGAGGGTAGGGTATGGAACCGGCAAGTGTTCCAGCCAACAGGGAGAGGAAAGATGATGCGGCTACGCCTTTTGTCGGCCTGCGCAGTGTCGGCCATGATCATGGCTTCGGCAGCGCCGGCTTATGCCCAGGACAGCAGCGACGTTCAGACCGCGGGTACCGATCCGCTCGAGCAGGCCGCAGTTTCCTCTCAAGGCGATGACGGGGACAATGAAGAGATAGTGGTCACCGCGCAGGGGCGTGTCCAGGCCCTGTCCGACGTCCCGCTGGCTGTGTCAGCGGTCACGTCGGAGCAATTGGAGCGGACGGGGGCGACCGACATCCGCCAGCTGAACCAGGTGGCGCCCTCGCTGCTCGTTTCCTCCACCGGGAACGAGGCCAATGCCTCGGCGCGTATCCGCGGCGTCGGCACCGTAGGCGACAATCCGGGGCTCGAAAGCTCGGTCGCGACCTTTATCGACGGCGTGTACCGCTCGCGTACCGGCCTTGGGCTCAACGATTTGGGGGAAATCGAGCGAGTCGAGATCCTGCGCGGCCCGCAGGGCACGCTGTTCGGGCGCAATGCATCGGCCGGGCTGCTGAACATTGTCACCAAGGGGCCGTCCTTCACCTTTGGCGGGATGGCGGAGGCGACCTATGGCAATTACGACTTCTGGCGTTTCCAGGGCGCGGTGACCGGTCCGCTGACCGACCAGCTCGCATTCCGCCTGGACGGCCTCTACGCCAAGCGCGACGGCTATCTGAAGGATGTGAATACCGGCGACCGCTTCAACGACCGCGACCGTTATCTGGTCCGCGGGCAGCTGCTGTTCGAGCCGAGTTCCGATCTGTCAGTCCGGCTGATCGCCGATTACAGCCACCGCAAGGAGGATTGCTGTGCAGCCGTGTTCGCGACCGCGGACGTAGCGCCGGCCAACCAGGGGCTGATCACCCCGACAAGTTCGGTCGCGCGGGTGCTGACCGGCATCACCGGCACGACCTTCGCCCAGTATTTCCCGGCGGCGAACGACGCCTATTCGCGCCGTGTCGCGGTGTCGCCCAACCGCAGCTATGGAGGCGAAACCGAGGATTATGGCTTTTCCGGCGAGATCAACTGGAAGCTGGGCGGCGCTTCGCTGACGTCGATCACCGCCTATCGCAAGTACAGCGCGTATCAGGCGTCGGACGCGGATTACGGGCTGGCCGACATACTCTATTTCGGGCCGGATACCGGCCGCGAATTCCGGACGTTCTCGCAGGAGCTCCGGCTGCAAGGCAACGCATTCGGAGACAGACTGGATTGGCTGGTCGGCGGCTATTACGCGAACGAAAAGCTGCAAACGCGGCAGGAGCTGAAGTTCGGCAACGATTATGGCCGCTTCGCCAGCTGCCGGATCGCCTTGTCGGCGCTCGGGGCGATCTCACCCACCAATGTCGGCTGCCTCAGCCCGGCCACGGTGGCGGGGTTGAACTCGGGGCTCTCTCCGCTTGGTCCGCTCGGACCCGTGGCGGTGGCAGGGCTGCGGCTGCTCGATACGGTGCGCGACGTCGGTGACGACACCGCCAACTTCAATCAGACCAGCGAGAACTTCGCGTTCTTCACGCACAACATCGTGCATCTCACCGATCGCCTCGACCTGACTCTTGGGCTGCGCTACACCAACGAAACCAAGACGCTTGGTGCGGACTTCAACAACACCAATACGGTGTGCCCCACCGCGCAGCGTACTTTGCTGCCCTATCTTGCTGCGTCGCAAGCGTTGATCGGCGGGATCATCTCGCTGGCGTGCCAGGGCGGATCCTCTTCGGGGGTGAATGGCCTGACGCTGGACGACCAGCGCAAGGAGGACCGGTTCACCGGCACGGCGATCCTGTCGTACAAGCCGACCGACGACCTGCTACTCTACGGCAGCTATTCGCGCGGCTACAAGGCAGGCGGCTTCAACCTGGATCGGTCGGCGTTCCGCAATCCGGTGGCGACCCAGCCATTCCCGATTTTCCCAGCCACGCCGGCCAATGCCGACTTCTATGAAGACGTGCTGCAGTTCGACGAAGAGACGGTCAATGCGTATGAACTGGGGATCAAGTTCACCCGGCCGCACTTCAACATCAACATCGCCGCGTTCCGGCAGGAATTCAGCAATTTCCAGCTGAACACGTTCAACGGCACTGTCTACATCGTCCAGAACATCAACGGGTGCAGCGACGATCTGGGCGGGCTGGACCGCGACCTGAGCCCGGCCACCGGAAGCTGCGCGGGCGACATCAAGCCGGGGGTGATTTCCAAGGGAATCGAAGTGGAGTTCGGCATGTCGCCGTCGCGCGACCTGCGCACGAACTTCGGCGTGACCTATGCCGATACCCGCTTTGCCGACAATCTGGTGGGCAGCAAGACCGGCGCTCCGCTCGATCCGCAGCTTCGGCTGTTGCCGGGCGACCAGATGTCCAACGCGCCGGAATGGGTGGTGACCAGTTCGGTCGCCTGGACACCTTCGCTTGGCGGCAGCATGCGCGGCCTGGCCTATGTCGATGCGCGGATGACCAGCGACTACAACACCGGCTCCGACCTGTTTCCGCAGAAGGAGCAGGATGGCTTCGTAATCGTCAACGGACGCATCGGCATCAGCGGCGATAACCAGCTCTGGTCGATCGAGCTGTGGGGGCAGAACCTGCTGAACACCAACTATATGCAGGTCGGTTTCAGCTCGCCCTTCCAGGCGGTGAGCACCACGCCGACGCCGGGCTATCCTGGGGGATCGCAGATCTTTTCCGCCTATCTGTCCGAACCGCGCACCTATGGCGTGACGTTGCGCTCGCGGTTCTGAACCGTCGTCCCAATTCCGCATGACGAGGGCCCGCGGCGGGAGCCGCGGGCTTTTCGCCTTCGAGGAACATCCGGGGGTGTTGCTGCGATTATCAAGCCGAAGCGCACCACGCGCAGAGGGAGACGCAGCATATGGCCGAGGACCGGGTCACGATCGACACCAATACCCTGCTGGACAATATCGACGACCGGCAGGTCGACTTCGCCGGCGAGGCCAGTGGCGAACGCTATGACTTCGCGGTCCAGTATGACGTGCTGGAGGCGTTGAGCGCGCGCATCCCATCGGGTGACGCGATCGCCATTTTTCAGCAGTTCACCAACGACATCGAGCATGCGGCAGCACGGGCGCTGGCGCGGTACAACGACACCGGCCGCGTCATCGTCAGCGGGAACGACCTCGAGCAGCCCTGGCCCGCCGAGCGGCCGCACCAGCAGAACTGAGCGATCAGGCGCTCAACAGGCGATCGTCGAACAGGCCGAACATCAGAGTCGAGGCGTAGAAGGCGACCGCCTTCGGCCTCGGCATGGTGCTCGCCCATTTGCGCATGTCGAAGGCGGCATTCTGGAGTGCCATCAATGCCTGGCTGGCGACGAGCGGATCGATCGGGCGGATCGATCCCTCGGCAATGCCGTCCGACAGCATGCCGGCGAAGCGCCGGGCGATGCGGTTCGACCGGTCGATCATCGTCGTTTGCGCCTCGGGTGGAAGCCCCGACAGGGCAGTGGTGCGCAGCAGCGGACCCCGTTCCGAAAACTGATAGTCGAGCAACGTGGTGATCGCGCTTTCGAGGCGTTCCCACTGATTGCCGGCGCGGCTCTCGGCCAGACGCTGCGTCTCGACGATGATGTCGAAGCTGCGCTGGTAGCAGGCGACGACGAGCTCATCCTTGGCATCGAGATGGTGGTAGAAGCTGCCCTTGGTGACGTTGAGCTCCGAGGCGATGCGCTGGACCGAGGCGCCGCGATAGCCGAGTTCGTTGATCAGCCGCGTGGCGGCGAGCAGGAAGGCTTCGCGGCCGGGCTCGGGCTCCTGGTGGACCAGGTCGAGGAGCTGCGGCTCCCAGGGCTGGCCGGGCGCGGCGATGCCATGGCGGAACACTTCCATCAGGCGCGCCTCGACGCGCGGATACTCGTCGAGCTCGTAGCGGTCGATCCAGGCGGGAAGCCAGAAGGTGTTCTCCAGAAGTACGTGGGCGCGGGCGCCGAACAGGTCGGTCTCGGCGCGGTTGCGTCCGGCACCCCAGATGCTGCGCGCCTTGCGGAAGATGTTGCGCCAGCCCGTAAGCAGCCGGCTCTTCAGCGGCTCCTCCATCGCGCGAAGGTCCGAGAGGATGGCGAACGCCTTCTCCTCGCCGCGCCCGATCCGCGCGAGCCGTTCCATGTTGATGTTCAAATACCGGGCGACACGCGCTTGCGGCGTCGGTGCCTCCAGCGCGGCATCGAGCATGGCGTCGAGCCGGG
Encoded here:
- the ndk gene encoding nucleoside-diphosphate kinase — protein: MAATRTFSIIKPDATRRNITGAVTKMLEEAGLRVVASKRIQMSREQAEGFYGVHRERPFFNDLVEFMISGPVVVQVLEGENAVQRNRDIMGATNPANADAGTIRKELAESIEANSVHGSDSEENAEIEINFFFKPEEIVG
- a CDS encoding NAD(P)/FAD-dependent oxidoreductase: MLRLSGLALPLDHAPEAIPAAIAKRLGVEPEAVREYRVFKRGNDARRKNAIQLVYTLDVTLADEAAVLERLANDKDVRATPDMAYRFVAQAPQGWSGPRPVVIGAGPCGLFAGLILAQMGFRPIILDRGKIVRERTKDTWGLWRKSELNPDSNVQFGEGGAGTFSDGKLYCRVKDPRFLGRKVLEEFVTAGAPDDILWEAHPHIGTFRLVTMVESMRRTIEALGGEYRWQTRVDDLALDRLADGRQKLRGLHLHDGSFLEADHVVLAVGHSARPTFEMLHQRGVHIEAKPFSIGVRIEHPQSWVDQARFGKCAKHPDLGAAAYSLAHHCENGRTVYSFCMCPGGRVVAATSEEGRVVTNGMSQYSRAEFNANSGLVVGIDPARDYPEGPLAGIDLQRHWESLAFVAGGSNYHAPAQTVGDFLAGRPSTALGEVVPSYKPGVTPTDLSTCLPEFVLESFREALPAFGRQIARYDHPEAVMTGVETRTSSPIRITRGADFQSLNVERLFPAGEGAGYAGGILSAAIDGIKVAEAVAKSITAA
- a CDS encoding sensor histidine kinase — protein: MALLVALALFVAQAINFAMLLRERRAFRYGQVIVPAVTRLVDTSERLANPAQPERPRGRHDGDAPQGGSRVQVSAANPIPGGERRSDLEADFRQSLQDAGIRPLQVVVTTERIGPDHPLPGMPANRAERLRRAGGELRVAVELPGHRWLSLRSGWPRMERGLIWQLAGQTLILYIVVLIPLLLAGRRIARPLRTLALAARSFRPGNGDPPLEESGPSDVRAVIGAYNHLSRRVTAMLDEKDRMLGAIGHDLRTPLAALRVRIESVEDDDDRNRMADTIDEMNRTLEDILSLARLGRPSEPPTDVDLSALIDAVVEDFRDLDHDVQFEEAPRLRMHLRSALMRRAVRNLIENAVKYAGGAEVRLVPASEQVRIEVADRGPGIPDDKLAAVFAPFTRLETSRNRDTGGIGLGLALANAIVSDAGGTITLANREGGGLLATITLPRTTG
- a CDS encoding response regulator, giving the protein MSEMPHLLLVDDERSIREPLAQYLTKQGFRVTQAGDAEGARARMTAYAIDLVVLDIMMPGEDGLSLCRHIRETSDTPVILLTARAEETDRIVGLEMGADDYVVKPFSPRELAARIKVVLRRIQAGGTKQHAPEAGSFAFAGWVLKAGERTLVDREGVSVPLSTGEYSLLHALVTRPRQVLTRDQLLDLTQGREAAAFDRAIDNQVSRLRKKIEPDAKNPTIIKTVWGGGYTLAAEVTRL
- a CDS encoding EF-hand domain-containing protein is translated as MKKAILATLLGATLLGSPAYAAVQQAPGRGGPMMQADANHDGILTRQEALAAADARFAKLDTNKDGQLSREEHRATKRHHGGTYKRGGADDAKRAGFHQRMLDRFDADKDGTLSDAERQAARQVWQAKRSAGGSPDGRGMKPRADTDGNGSVSLAEARTIATARFDRIDSNHDGRIDKAEREAAHAKHKAMRGHGRHHGVPAPAPR
- a CDS encoding class I adenylate-forming enzyme family protein; this encodes MGQTTSAAEVLLGSDFANVADLIRAHGRERPDKPAIVCGDERLSYAALDRGVDRVAAALQRDGLGAGTAVVILGSNSVAFGLIFLGALRAGCVPAPLATSATPDQLAAMVRDCAAPIAFVDAEFATLPLPARTLRLDALDAWLAPKDAQPLPVPVGPEHPFNIIYSSGTTGTPKGIVQPHAMRWFHIARAPAGFDSAVTLVATPLYSNTTLVSFLPTLGWGGTVVLMPRFDAREFLVQAERHRATVAMLVPVQYQRILALPDFDRFDLSSFRLKTCSSAPCPATLKADILARWPGLLVEYYGMSEGGGTTILVCNAHPAKLHTVGTPLPGHDIRIIDDEGRELPPGDIGEVVGRSAAMMTGYHGREEVGAAAFWHDAEGRPFIRHGDLGRFDEDGFLTLVDRKKDLIISGGFNVFPSDLEAVLVQHPQVEDCAVIGVPSERWGETPAGFFVGAADPDELLAWCNARLGKTQRLSRLHPIADIPRNALGKILKRALRGHFTA
- a CDS encoding glutathione binding-like protein; translated protein: MIELYYWPTPNGHKITLFLEEAGLNYKLKPVNIGTGEQFDPAFLAFSPNNRMPAIIDRTPQDGGDPITVFESGAILIYLANKTGRFFGPDERAKVDQLQWLMWQMGGLGPMAGQNGHFNIYAPEKIAYAIDRYTNETNRLYGVLDRRLEGREFIAGDYSIADMACYPWIVPHEAHKQNLDDFPNIKRWFQAIKARPATVRAYAKGEEIRPSNSPMTDAQKKILFGQTAATKA
- a CDS encoding TonB-dependent receptor; the encoded protein is MMRLRLLSACAVSAMIMASAAPAYAQDSSDVQTAGTDPLEQAAVSSQGDDGDNEEIVVTAQGRVQALSDVPLAVSAVTSEQLERTGATDIRQLNQVAPSLLVSSTGNEANASARIRGVGTVGDNPGLESSVATFIDGVYRSRTGLGLNDLGEIERVEILRGPQGTLFGRNASAGLLNIVTKGPSFTFGGMAEATYGNYDFWRFQGAVTGPLTDQLAFRLDGLYAKRDGYLKDVNTGDRFNDRDRYLVRGQLLFEPSSDLSVRLIADYSHRKEDCCAAVFATADVAPANQGLITPTSSVARVLTGITGTTFAQYFPAANDAYSRRVAVSPNRSYGGETEDYGFSGEINWKLGGASLTSITAYRKYSAYQASDADYGLADILYFGPDTGREFRTFSQELRLQGNAFGDRLDWLVGGYYANEKLQTRQELKFGNDYGRFASCRIALSALGAISPTNVGCLSPATVAGLNSGLSPLGPLGPVAVAGLRLLDTVRDVGDDTANFNQTSENFAFFTHNIVHLTDRLDLTLGLRYTNETKTLGADFNNTNTVCPTAQRTLLPYLAASQALIGGIISLACQGGSSSGVNGLTLDDQRKEDRFTGTAILSYKPTDDLLLYGSYSRGYKAGGFNLDRSAFRNPVATQPFPIFPATPANADFYEDVLQFDEETVNAYELGIKFTRPHFNINIAAFRQEFSNFQLNTFNGTVYIVQNINGCSDDLGGLDRDLSPATGSCAGDIKPGVISKGIEVEFGMSPSRDLRTNFGVTYADTRFADNLVGSKTGAPLDPQLRLLPGDQMSNAPEWVVTSSVAWTPSLGGSMRGLAYVDARMTSDYNTGSDLFPQKEQDGFVIVNGRIGISGDNQLWSIELWGQNLLNTNYMQVGFSSPFQAVSTTPTPGYPGGSQIFSAYLSEPRTYGVTLRSRF
- a CDS encoding DUF1488 family protein, which encodes MAEDRVTIDTNTLLDNIDDRQVDFAGEASGERYDFAVQYDVLEALSARIPSGDAIAIFQQFTNDIEHAAARALARYNDTGRVIVSGNDLEQPWPAERPHQQN